One genomic region from Nocardia vinacea encodes:
- a CDS encoding fumarylacetoacetate hydrolase family protein, translating into MTISVLRTADAWWVQTPTGAAHIDTAATTTRELLADRAAIASAVASSDTVAVDSLSLISPVTAPCRVVAQMTNFASHVKDSGGDPETVPLTFFRKTSGSISGPNDDVIRPPHVRLLDYEVEIGLVFGREMPVGSEVTADNLADYIVGLVVTNDVSARDVQLPKTQFYEAKSYPTFTPVGPALVLLEADELKRFVDLRLRLWVNGAIRQDMTVADMIYRPVETLRALTKFQRMDAGDLLLTGTPVGTAISAPPKPVEIIASLLPPKVKWQLFFKGQAKNPKYLQDGDVMEVAISTDDGTIDLGRQRTVVRCAR; encoded by the coding sequence ATGACCATTTCCGTCCTTCGTACCGCCGATGCCTGGTGGGTGCAGACACCTACCGGTGCTGCGCACATCGATACCGCCGCTACCACGACCCGCGAGCTGCTGGCTGATCGAGCGGCCATCGCTTCGGCGGTAGCGAGCTCGGATACCGTTGCGGTCGACAGTCTTTCGTTGATCTCACCGGTGACGGCACCGTGCCGGGTGGTGGCGCAGATGACGAATTTCGCCTCCCATGTGAAGGATTCGGGCGGAGATCCGGAAACTGTGCCGCTGACCTTCTTCCGCAAGACCTCCGGATCGATCAGCGGCCCGAACGACGATGTGATCCGGCCCCCGCATGTGCGACTACTGGACTACGAGGTCGAGATCGGTCTCGTCTTCGGCCGGGAGATGCCGGTCGGTTCGGAGGTCACCGCGGATAACCTCGCCGACTACATCGTGGGCCTGGTGGTGACCAACGATGTCTCCGCTCGCGACGTGCAGCTGCCGAAAACGCAGTTCTACGAGGCGAAGTCGTATCCGACGTTTACTCCGGTCGGACCGGCACTGGTCCTGTTGGAGGCAGACGAGTTGAAGAGGTTCGTAGATCTGCGGCTGCGTCTGTGGGTCAACGGTGCAATACGTCAGGACATGACTGTCGCGGACATGATCTACCGACCTGTCGAAACCCTGCGGGCGCTCACGAAGTTCCAACGGATGGATGCGGGGGATCTGCTGCTCACCGGTACGCCGGTCGGCACGGCGATCAGCGCCCCGCCCAAGCCGGTCGAGATCATCGCCTCGCTGCTGCCGCCGAAGGTGAAGTGGCAGCTGTTTTTCAAGGGCCAAGCCAAGAATCCGAAGTATCTGCAAGACGGCGATGTCATGGAGGTTGCTATCAGTACCGACGACGGGACCATCGATCTGGGCCGGCAGCGCACGGTCGTGAGGTGCGCCCGGTGA
- a CDS encoding NAD(P)-dependent alcohol dehydrogenase: MRSAVLEAVGKIAIVERAVPEPGPAEVLIEVSAVGVCGSDVHYFEHGRIGDHVVDQPLVLGHEASGVVVGFGAGARHHHLGQRVSLEPGVPDFTCRQCRAGRYNLCPDMRFFGTPPIDGAFCEYVVLDQEFAHPVPDSLTDEAAALLEPLSVGVWACRKGRVGAGDRVLVNGAGPVGLVTAQAALAFGASEVVITDVNPHRLALAIELGCTQAVDVGRTPLRDIGFEPNVLLECSGHPTAIGDAVRTVARAGRVVLVGMGGDDIPLPLPYLQEHELELTGTFRYANTWPTAIDLAATGRVDLDRLVTGRFGLDQVAAALTSGRDDRGSIKPIVLPGS, translated from the coding sequence ATGCGCTCAGCGGTCTTGGAAGCGGTCGGGAAGATCGCGATCGTAGAACGTGCCGTACCCGAACCTGGTCCGGCCGAGGTACTCATCGAAGTCAGCGCGGTCGGTGTCTGCGGCTCCGACGTGCACTATTTCGAGCACGGCCGGATCGGCGACCACGTCGTCGACCAACCGTTGGTGCTCGGCCACGAAGCCTCAGGTGTGGTGGTCGGATTCGGCGCCGGCGCGCGCCACCATCACCTAGGGCAACGAGTCTCGCTCGAGCCAGGGGTGCCGGACTTCACCTGCCGTCAATGCCGAGCGGGCCGATACAACCTGTGCCCGGACATGCGGTTTTTCGGCACACCCCCGATCGATGGCGCATTCTGCGAATACGTGGTGCTGGACCAGGAATTCGCGCATCCGGTGCCGGATTCGCTGACCGACGAGGCGGCCGCGCTGCTCGAACCGTTATCGGTCGGCGTATGGGCGTGCCGTAAAGGACGGGTTGGTGCGGGCGACCGCGTGCTGGTGAACGGCGCGGGTCCGGTCGGGCTCGTCACCGCGCAGGCCGCGCTGGCTTTCGGTGCGTCCGAGGTCGTGATCACCGATGTGAATCCACACCGGCTGGCACTGGCCATCGAACTGGGCTGCACACAAGCGGTGGATGTCGGCCGTACTCCACTGCGCGACATCGGATTCGAACCGAATGTCCTCCTGGAATGCTCCGGACATCCCACGGCAATCGGCGACGCGGTGCGCACGGTTGCGAGGGCCGGGCGGGTGGTGCTCGTCGGCATGGGCGGCGACGATATTCCGCTCCCCTTGCCCTACCTGCAGGAACACGAACTGGAGCTGACCGGAACATTCCGCTACGCGAACACCTGGCCGACCGCGATCGACCTCGCCGCCACCGGACGAGTCGATCTCGACCGCCTGGTCACCGGCCGCTTCGGCCTCGATCAGGTGGCCGCGGCATTGACCAGCGGCCGGGACGACCGCGGCTCGATCAAACCGATCGTGCTGCCGGGCAGTTGA
- a CDS encoding mannitol dehydrogenase family protein, whose translation MNGATTTALRADTIDGLAPEVSVPTYDRSRVRTGIVHFGVGGFHRAHQAMYIDRLLEQGGATDWGICGVGVLPADRRMRDVLAAQDGLYTLSVTEPDGTWRTRVIGSIIEYLYAPDDPEAVIEKLADPATRIVSLTITEGGYNFSATTGEFDAAAPAIRADLAPDRLPRTVFGLVTEALVRRRARGIAPFTVMSCDNIEGNGHIARATFAAFARLRDRELGDWVESAVRFPNSMVDRITPVTPAEASAELSRRYGLEDRWPVVTEPFTQWVLEDSFTLGRPDLDDVGVQLVADVAPYELMKLRLLNASHQALAYLGYLSGYRLVHEAAQDPDFRRFLLRYMDREATPTLRPVPGVDLDRYKHTLIERFSNPAIGDTIARLCAESSDRIPKWLLPVIRQQLGGRQGSGEIDCAATIVAAWARYAEGFDEHGEPIDVIDRLRDQLKALARRQRDDPTAFLSDRTVFGDLIDQTRFVDAYVTALRSLHARGAEATVAELARDERQ comes from the coding sequence ATGAACGGGGCCACAACCACGGCGCTACGTGCCGACACGATCGACGGGCTCGCCCCGGAAGTTTCGGTGCCGACCTACGACCGCAGTCGGGTCCGCACCGGGATAGTGCATTTCGGTGTCGGCGGGTTCCATCGCGCCCATCAGGCGATGTACATCGATCGGCTACTGGAGCAGGGCGGCGCGACCGACTGGGGTATCTGCGGAGTCGGAGTGCTACCCGCCGATCGGCGCATGCGCGATGTGCTCGCGGCGCAGGACGGTCTGTACACCCTGTCGGTCACCGAGCCGGACGGCACCTGGCGGACCCGCGTGATCGGCTCGATCATCGAATACCTTTACGCACCAGACGATCCGGAGGCGGTGATCGAGAAGCTGGCCGATCCGGCAACCCGGATCGTCTCACTCACCATCACCGAGGGTGGATACAACTTCTCCGCGACCACCGGCGAATTCGACGCTGCTGCTCCGGCGATTCGGGCCGATCTAGCGCCGGACCGTCTGCCCCGCACCGTATTCGGGCTCGTGACCGAGGCGCTGGTGCGCCGCCGGGCACGGGGCATCGCACCGTTCACCGTCATGTCGTGCGACAACATCGAAGGCAACGGACACATCGCGCGGGCAACCTTCGCAGCGTTCGCGCGGCTGCGTGATCGCGAGCTCGGTGATTGGGTCGAAAGCGCGGTGCGGTTTCCCAACTCGATGGTCGACCGCATCACGCCCGTGACACCCGCCGAGGCCTCCGCCGAGCTCTCGCGCCGCTATGGCCTGGAGGATCGGTGGCCGGTGGTGACCGAGCCGTTCACCCAATGGGTGCTGGAGGATTCGTTCACCCTCGGCCGTCCCGACTTGGATGACGTCGGGGTGCAGCTCGTCGCGGATGTCGCACCGTATGAGCTGATGAAACTGCGCTTGCTCAACGCGAGCCACCAGGCACTGGCCTATCTGGGATATCTGAGCGGCTACCGTCTCGTGCACGAGGCGGCCCAGGATCCGGACTTCCGCCGATTCCTGTTGCGCTACATGGACCGTGAGGCAACACCCACCCTGCGTCCGGTGCCCGGCGTCGACCTGGACCGCTACAAACACACCCTCATCGAACGGTTCTCCAACCCTGCGATCGGCGACACCATTGCCAGACTGTGCGCCGAATCGTCGGACCGCATCCCGAAATGGCTGCTACCGGTCATCCGTCAGCAGCTCGGTGGTCGCCAAGGCTCCGGCGAGATCGACTGTGCCGCAACAATTGTTGCCGCATGGGCGCGCTATGCCGAAGGCTTCGACGAGCACGGCGAGCCGATCGATGTGATCGACCGGCTCCGCGACCAACTGAAAGCGCTGGCCCGCCGCCAGCGCGACGACCCCACCGCATTCCTCAGCGACAGAACAGTATTCGGCGATCTGATCGACCAAACCCGATTCGTCGACGCCTATGTCACGGCACTGCGTTCACTACATGCTCGTGGCGCCGAGGCGACGGTGGCCGAGTTGGCACGCGACGAAAGGCAGTGA
- a CDS encoding DoxX family protein, giving the protein MKVVSMVLAGVLAAEFVSFGTAKLAAVASMRKRAAHFGYSTAAYRGIGALEIAAAGGVLIGLTHPPIGVAAGIGLALLMAGAVAAHVRNGDGVPEFAPAAGTGLVALGYLATLS; this is encoded by the coding sequence ATGAAAGTCGTCTCGATGGTGCTCGCGGGAGTGCTGGCGGCGGAGTTCGTGTCCTTCGGGACGGCGAAGCTCGCGGCGGTCGCATCGATGCGTAAACGCGCCGCGCACTTCGGTTACTCCACCGCCGCATACCGGGGCATCGGTGCACTCGAAATTGCCGCGGCGGGTGGGGTATTGATCGGTCTGACCCATCCGCCGATCGGTGTGGCAGCGGGAATCGGACTGGCGCTGTTGATGGCCGGGGCAGTGGCCGCGCATGTGCGAAACGGCGACGGCGTTCCGGAATTCGCGCCCGCGGCCGGCACCGGGCTCGTCGCCCTCGGATATCTCGCCACGCTGTCATGA
- a CDS encoding sugar-binding transcriptional regulator, which yields MATEASRPGNPDDVRLALRAAQLYHLEGATQAEIAAKLGVSRPTAGRLIARARAQGLVRIEINVPDELRSAVHADVESELEARFGLTEAVVLGEVPDRSQASLLPFGRAAVGVLNRRLRPADTLGFTWGPDTIAVAHELWTKSARCATVVQLDGSMTSGDYQTGVDYTLGRCATQLQATPVRLHAPLYADPATVTALEQDSLVGRAMSLGRDADVMMFGVGPVSTATTLFEGSYLDTAILDELRELGAVGEIGGRFFRVDGSGVTGSLAARTVSIGLDAIRACPTSLLISGGEAKREAVLGALRGGLATILVTDIECARWLLEKKESSGR from the coding sequence GTGGCGACCGAAGCGTCCCGGCCGGGCAATCCGGACGATGTCCGGTTGGCATTGCGGGCTGCGCAGCTCTATCACCTCGAAGGCGCCACCCAGGCGGAAATCGCCGCCAAGCTGGGTGTTTCACGCCCAACCGCGGGGCGGCTCATCGCCCGCGCCCGGGCTCAGGGGCTGGTTCGCATCGAGATCAATGTCCCGGACGAGCTGCGTTCGGCCGTGCACGCCGATGTCGAGAGCGAGCTCGAAGCGAGGTTCGGGCTTACCGAAGCGGTGGTGCTCGGTGAGGTACCCGATCGATCCCAGGCAAGCCTGCTCCCGTTCGGGCGCGCCGCGGTCGGCGTCCTGAACCGTCGACTGCGGCCGGCGGACACCCTCGGATTCACCTGGGGCCCGGACACCATCGCGGTCGCGCATGAACTGTGGACGAAGTCGGCGCGGTGCGCGACCGTTGTCCAGCTGGACGGTTCGATGACCTCAGGTGACTACCAGACCGGCGTGGACTACACCCTCGGCCGCTGCGCCACGCAGTTGCAGGCCACTCCCGTTCGGTTGCACGCACCGCTCTACGCGGATCCGGCGACTGTGACCGCGCTGGAACAGGATTCGTTGGTCGGCCGTGCCATGTCATTGGGGCGCGATGCCGACGTCATGATGTTCGGCGTCGGACCGGTCTCTACGGCCACCACTCTGTTCGAGGGCAGCTATCTCGACACCGCGATCCTCGACGAACTGCGTGAACTGGGCGCAGTCGGCGAAATCGGCGGCCGATTCTTCCGCGTCGACGGCAGCGGTGTCACGGGATCCCTTGCCGCACGCACGGTTTCGATTGGCCTCGACGCCATCCGAGCCTGCCCGACCTCGCTGCTGATTTCCGGCGGAGAGGCCAAGCGCGAAGCCGTCCTCGGTGCGCTGCGGGGCGGACTGGCCACCATTCTCGTCACCGATATCGAGTGCGCGCGGTGGCTGCTGGAAAAGAAGGAGAGTTCTGGCCGATGA
- a CDS encoding VOC family protein: MSGHHDVHTGLHCEHGALAGEHPGRAGNPVVKVLDLAWLEFEKPDLERAEIFANAFGFTTAARTADELQLRGTDAGAPCVLIRRGARSRFVGPAFHAADAADLLRLAEVTGTRPVSLPESLGGMTVDLVDPSGLRVRVVADIHELPALPPQQPHVFNLGYSVDRINATQRPPREPARVQRLGHAVVQSTKYRATLDWYLQNLGMIVSDFLFYPGQRERGPVMSFIRCDRGGTPADHHTLALTLGPSNRYVHSAYQVADLDALAAGGEYLLDHGYRRSWGIGRHIQGSQIFDYWRDPDGFMVEHFSDGDMFDCTLEPGWAPMSASGLAQWGPPATKDFLGITPGRESLHELRAIVGALREDNEFDLRRLRGLLKVASS, encoded by the coding sequence ATGAGCGGCCATCACGACGTGCACACCGGCCTGCACTGCGAGCACGGCGCGCTTGCGGGCGAGCATCCCGGCAGGGCGGGTAACCCGGTGGTGAAGGTGCTCGACCTGGCGTGGCTGGAGTTCGAGAAACCGGACCTGGAGCGGGCCGAAATCTTCGCGAACGCGTTCGGCTTCACGACGGCGGCGCGCACCGCCGACGAGTTGCAATTACGAGGAACCGATGCGGGCGCGCCGTGTGTACTCATCCGGCGCGGCGCGAGGTCCCGGTTCGTCGGCCCGGCCTTCCACGCTGCCGACGCCGCGGATCTGCTGCGATTGGCGGAGGTGACCGGAACCCGGCCCGTGTCGTTGCCGGAGTCACTCGGCGGGATGACCGTCGATCTCGTCGATCCGAGTGGCCTGCGTGTCCGGGTGGTCGCAGACATCCATGAGCTGCCCGCACTGCCGCCGCAGCAGCCGCATGTGTTCAACCTCGGATACTCGGTGGACCGAATCAATGCCACGCAGCGACCACCCCGGGAGCCCGCGCGGGTCCAGCGGCTCGGGCATGCCGTCGTGCAAAGCACCAAGTACCGCGCGACGCTGGACTGGTACCTGCAGAACCTGGGGATGATCGTCAGCGACTTCCTCTTCTATCCGGGGCAGCGCGAGCGCGGACCGGTAATGAGTTTCATCCGCTGCGACCGCGGGGGCACCCCGGCCGATCACCATACGCTGGCGCTGACGCTCGGCCCGTCCAACCGGTACGTGCACTCGGCGTACCAGGTCGCTGATTTGGACGCGCTGGCGGCGGGTGGTGAGTACCTGCTCGACCACGGTTATCGCCGCTCGTGGGGGATCGGCCGGCACATCCAGGGCAGTCAGATCTTCGATTACTGGCGTGATCCCGATGGGTTCATGGTCGAGCATTTCAGCGACGGCGACATGTTCGACTGCACCCTCGAGCCGGGCTGGGCGCCGATGAGTGCCTCCGGGCTGGCGCAGTGGGGTCCGCCCGCAACGAAAGACTTCCTCGGCATCACCCCCGGTCGCGAATCGCTGCACGAACTACGTGCGATTGTCGGCGCGCTGCGCGAGGACAACGAATTCGATCTCCGCCGCCTGCGCGGCCTGTTGAAAGTAGCCAGTTCATGA
- a CDS encoding bifunctional 3-(3-hydroxy-phenyl)propionate/3-hydroxycinnamic acid hydroxylase: MSAQVLPVVIVGAGPAGLTAATLLARHGIECLILERWEGVYPQPRAVHLDGEIRRIMQRLGVGDDFDAISRPALGLRLIDRDMRVLAQFDRDPAGGRNGYPEANLFDQPELEAILRANLKRYPAACLRGNAEVEAVVEETGCVRIDFTDRSTGGTQTVRARYVLGCDGANSLVRGAVGAHMRDLRFEQRWLVVDLATTVELDHWEGVHQICDTTRAATYMRIGKTRYRWEFRLRPGETADDYPDIVRLRPLISPWIGAIAVEDLELVRVAEYTFRAQIADRWREGRLFLLGDAAHLTPPFIGQGMGAGVRDAVNLTWKLAGVLRGELPDSVLDTYEAERKPHARTMIRLAKLTGMTMTNGGEIGNRLRGLIAPHLRRVPGPTRMITSGESPALHRCDLVVAPRLRRGLAGRLIPNDSLVDGRRVDDIIGGRFAIITAIDPTAQDRMLVEQRGGVIVAALPGTDLHHWLRRGRAHAVLVRPDGTVQRRGESVSDLYAALPRFTSGD, from the coding sequence ATGAGTGCGCAGGTGCTTCCGGTTGTGATCGTCGGGGCGGGCCCGGCCGGGCTCACCGCGGCGACGCTGCTCGCCCGGCACGGCATCGAGTGCCTGATTCTGGAACGGTGGGAGGGTGTCTATCCGCAACCGCGAGCGGTCCACCTGGACGGTGAAATCCGGCGGATCATGCAACGCCTCGGCGTCGGCGATGACTTCGACGCCATCTCCCGCCCGGCGCTCGGTCTGCGTCTGATCGACCGCGATATGCGGGTCCTCGCGCAATTCGACCGCGACCCGGCAGGCGGTCGCAACGGGTATCCGGAGGCGAACCTGTTCGACCAACCGGAACTGGAAGCTATCCTGCGCGCCAACCTGAAACGATATCCGGCGGCCTGCCTGCGCGGGAACGCCGAAGTCGAGGCAGTGGTCGAGGAAACCGGTTGCGTGCGAATTGATTTCACCGACCGATCGACCGGCGGCACCCAGACCGTGCGCGCGCGATACGTTCTGGGCTGCGATGGCGCCAACAGCCTCGTCCGCGGCGCGGTCGGCGCGCACATGCGCGATCTCCGGTTCGAGCAGCGGTGGCTGGTCGTGGACCTCGCCACAACCGTCGAGCTGGACCATTGGGAAGGCGTGCACCAGATCTGCGATACGACGCGCGCGGCCACCTATATGCGCATCGGAAAGACCCGGTACCGCTGGGAATTTCGGCTTCGCCCCGGCGAAACCGCGGACGACTACCCCGATATCGTCCGGCTCCGGCCGCTGATCTCCCCGTGGATCGGGGCGATCGCGGTCGAAGACCTCGAGCTGGTGCGGGTCGCCGAATACACCTTCCGTGCCCAAATCGCGGATCGCTGGCGCGAAGGTCGGCTGTTCCTGCTCGGCGACGCTGCCCACCTCACGCCGCCGTTCATCGGCCAGGGCATGGGCGCGGGTGTGCGCGACGCCGTGAACCTCACCTGGAAGCTGGCCGGTGTTCTGCGGGGCGAGCTACCCGACAGCGTGCTCGACACCTATGAGGCCGAGCGAAAACCGCACGCGCGGACCATGATCCGGCTGGCCAAGCTCACCGGCATGACTATGACCAATGGCGGCGAAATCGGCAATCGGCTGCGCGGCCTCATCGCACCGCATCTGCGTCGGGTGCCCGGTCCGACCCGGATGATCACCAGCGGCGAATCTCCGGCCCTGCACCGCTGCGACCTCGTGGTTGCACCTCGACTGCGCCGCGGTCTGGCCGGACGACTGATCCCGAACGATTCTCTGGTCGATGGCCGCCGCGTCGATGACATCATCGGCGGCAGATTCGCGATCATCACCGCGATCGACCCGACGGCACAGGACCGAATGCTGGTCGAACAGCGCGGCGGCGTCATCGTCGCGGCCCTGCCGGGCACAGACCTGCACCACTGGCTGCGCCGCGGCCGCGCGCACGCGGTCCTGGTCCGACCGGACGGCACGGTACAGCGCCGAGGAGAAAGCGTGTCGGACCTGTACGCGGCGCTGCCGCGGTTCACGTCGGGCGACTGA
- a CDS encoding acyl-CoA synthetase, translated as MATQSTTEDLLWPGYANPSDLPEIESVPLTERGLPESTYALLVRAATRWPDRTAITVLPEAARWREPLQCSYSQLLADVHRYANLLHELGVRRGDAVALISPNCAELIPATLAAQLAGIAAPINGGLSRQHTAELLRRSGARVLIAAGPELAADTWVSAHELAAQGLLDALLVLRPTAAAGTAPPLAQIDNVRIGYLEDLAAEQDSFDYAGQPPAASDLAALFHTGGTTGIPKLASHRHSGEVANAWMIAANSMLDEDSVVFAALPLFHVNALVVTLLAPMFKGQQVVWAGPLGYRDFALYAEFWNIVAHYGIAAMSAVPTVYAVLAQSPIAADISSLRFAMVGASPLPPAVRESFQAHTGVTLVEGYGLTEATCATARSFPDLPRPGAVGQRMPYQQVKVVRLTEGSGWEELPTGATGVLVISGPTVFGGYVTGRDERGGHVLDGLGTLVDGWLNTGDLAHIDDDGFIHLHGRAKDLIIRGGHNIDPAMIEDALLAHPAVTAAGAVGRPDVHAGEVPVAYVAVAPGADVTEAELLAWASEHVPERAAAPKTVTVLEALPVTDVGKPYKLGLRADATRCELLDALGEVSAVRDITATVEDGTIAAVVELDPSADERAVAAILGRYAISWKVAVCQ; from the coding sequence ATGGCCACGCAGTCGACGACCGAAGATCTGCTGTGGCCGGGTTACGCGAACCCGAGCGATCTGCCCGAGATCGAATCTGTCCCCTTGACCGAACGGGGTCTACCCGAATCGACCTACGCGCTGCTCGTGCGAGCGGCGACACGCTGGCCGGACCGTACCGCCATCACGGTGCTTCCTGAGGCCGCGCGCTGGCGGGAACCGTTGCAGTGCAGCTACTCTCAGCTGCTGGCCGATGTGCATCGGTACGCGAACCTGCTCCATGAACTCGGGGTGCGCCGCGGTGACGCGGTCGCGTTGATCTCGCCCAACTGCGCTGAGCTGATCCCCGCCACCCTCGCCGCGCAGCTGGCCGGCATCGCCGCACCGATCAACGGTGGTCTGTCCAGGCAGCACACCGCCGAACTGCTGCGCCGATCAGGTGCCCGTGTCCTCATCGCGGCAGGCCCCGAACTCGCCGCCGATACCTGGGTTTCGGCGCACGAATTGGCGGCACAGGGATTGCTGGACGCACTGCTGGTGCTACGGCCGACCGCTGCGGCAGGTACGGCGCCGCCGTTGGCACAGATCGACAATGTCCGCATCGGCTACCTCGAGGACCTTGCAGCCGAACAGGATTCGTTCGACTATGCCGGGCAGCCGCCTGCAGCATCGGATTTGGCGGCGCTGTTCCACACCGGCGGCACTACCGGTATCCCGAAGCTGGCCTCACATCGGCACTCCGGTGAGGTCGCCAATGCCTGGATGATCGCGGCCAATTCCATGCTCGACGAGGACTCCGTGGTGTTCGCGGCACTGCCGCTGTTCCATGTCAACGCCCTCGTTGTCACCTTGCTCGCACCAATGTTCAAGGGCCAGCAGGTGGTGTGGGCCGGACCGCTCGGCTACCGGGACTTCGCCCTCTACGCGGAGTTCTGGAATATCGTGGCGCACTATGGGATTGCCGCGATGAGTGCCGTGCCGACCGTGTACGCGGTCTTGGCGCAGTCCCCGATCGCCGCCGATATCTCCAGTCTGCGTTTCGCGATGGTGGGTGCCTCTCCGCTGCCGCCCGCGGTGCGTGAGAGCTTTCAAGCCCATACCGGTGTCACTTTGGTCGAGGGGTACGGACTCACCGAGGCGACGTGCGCGACGGCCCGTAGCTTTCCGGACCTGCCGCGACCGGGCGCGGTCGGACAGCGCATGCCCTATCAGCAGGTAAAGGTCGTTCGTCTCACGGAGGGCTCAGGGTGGGAGGAGTTGCCCACCGGTGCGACGGGTGTGCTGGTCATCAGTGGGCCAACGGTTTTCGGTGGATACGTGACCGGTCGTGATGAGCGTGGTGGTCATGTTCTCGATGGGCTCGGCACTTTGGTCGACGGCTGGTTGAACACCGGCGACCTGGCCCATATCGACGACGACGGTTTCATCCACCTGCATGGCCGCGCGAAGGATCTGATAATCCGAGGCGGGCACAATATCGACCCGGCGATGATCGAAGATGCGCTGCTGGCCCACCCTGCGGTCACGGCGGCGGGTGCGGTCGGCCGCCCGGACGTCCATGCGGGTGAGGTTCCCGTCGCCTATGTGGCAGTCGCACCTGGTGCCGATGTGACCGAGGCAGAACTGCTCGCCTGGGCGAGCGAACATGTGCCCGAACGCGCCGCCGCGCCCAAGACGGTCACCGTCCTGGAGGCGTTGCCGGTCACCGATGTCGGCAAGCCCTACAAACTCGGCCTGCGCGCCGACGCCACCCGCTGCGAATTGCTCGACGCTCTCGGCGAGGTCTCCGCGGTACGCGATATCACCGCCACAGTCGAGGACGGCACGATCGCCGCGGTCGTGGAGCTCGACCCCTCGGCGGACGAACGGGCGGTCGCGGCGATTCTCGGCCGCTATGCGATCTCCTGGAAAGTTGCGGTGTGCCAATGA
- a CDS encoding sugar ABC transporter substrate-binding protein, translating into MNRHHAKAAAALAAAAVMGVGGCAGAGSFTSSGDTVTIAMVSNSQMQDAIALSGEFERENPGIKLKFVSLSENQARAKITASVATHGGEFDVVMISNYETPQWAKNGWLVDLSNYERETPGYDAEDFIPSLQKSLSYQGDMYSVPFYGESSFLMYRKDLFEQAGLTMPAEPTWDQIAQAAAKLDDPAGGRSGICLRGKPGWGESLAPLNTVINTFGGRWFDENWHAQLNSPEVVRAVEFYIDLVREHGEPGAAASGFSECATQLSQGNTAMWYDATSAVSVLEDPASSKVVGKIGYVPAPVMQKPNSGWLYTWSLGIPKSSKKPDAAWKFISWMTGKPYIKMVGEKLGWSHVPPGSRMSTYQIPEYAAASKAYGPLTLSSMQGADPEHPTVAPVPYTGIQFLAIPEFQDLGTRVSQQISAAVAGRISVRDALDQAQQYADAVGRSYRENQ; encoded by the coding sequence ATGAACAGACACCATGCGAAAGCCGCTGCGGCACTGGCTGCCGCCGCCGTGATGGGGGTGGGCGGCTGCGCGGGCGCCGGATCGTTCACCTCCAGCGGCGACACCGTCACCATCGCGATGGTTTCGAACTCACAGATGCAGGACGCCATCGCGCTGTCTGGTGAATTCGAACGCGAAAATCCCGGGATCAAACTCAAATTCGTCTCGCTGTCGGAGAATCAGGCCCGCGCCAAGATCACTGCCTCGGTCGCCACCCACGGTGGCGAATTCGATGTGGTGATGATCAGCAACTACGAGACCCCACAGTGGGCCAAGAACGGCTGGCTGGTCGACCTGTCGAATTACGAGCGCGAGACCCCCGGCTACGACGCCGAGGATTTCATCCCGTCGCTGCAGAAATCCCTGTCCTACCAGGGTGATATGTATTCCGTGCCGTTCTACGGCGAATCCTCGTTCCTGATGTACCGCAAGGATCTGTTCGAACAGGCGGGCCTGACCATGCCCGCCGAACCGACCTGGGATCAAATCGCCCAGGCCGCCGCGAAACTCGACGATCCCGCTGGTGGTCGCTCCGGTATCTGCCTGCGCGGTAAGCCCGGCTGGGGTGAATCGCTCGCACCGCTGAATACCGTGATCAACACCTTCGGCGGACGCTGGTTCGATGAGAACTGGCACGCCCAGCTCAACAGTCCCGAAGTGGTTCGTGCCGTCGAGTTCTACATCGACCTGGTGCGCGAACACGGTGAACCCGGCGCGGCCGCCAGCGGATTCAGCGAATGCGCCACGCAGCTGTCCCAGGGCAACACCGCTATGTGGTACGACGCGACCTCGGCGGTCTCGGTGCTGGAAGATCCCGCATCCAGCAAGGTGGTCGGCAAGATCGGGTACGTGCCGGCACCGGTCATGCAGAAGCCGAACTCGGGCTGGCTGTACACCTGGTCGCTGGGGATTCCCAAATCCAGTAAAAAACCCGATGCGGCCTGGAAATTCATCTCGTGGATGACCGGTAAGCCCTATATCAAGATGGTCGGCGAGAAGCTCGGCTGGTCACATGTGCCACCGGGCAGCCGGATGTCGACCTATCAGATTCCCGAATACGCCGCGGCGTCGAAGGCATACGGACCGTTGACGCTCTCGTCGATGCAAGGCGCCGATCCGGAACATCCGACCGTGGCGCCGGTGCCCTATACCGGAATTCAGTTCCTCGCCATCCCGGAGTTCCAAGACCTCGGAACCAGAGTGAGCCAGCAGATCAGCGCCGCCGTCGCGGGTCGGATCAGTGTCCGAGACGCACTCGACCAAGCCCAGCAATACGCCGACGCGGTCGGCCGGTCGTATCGAGAGAACCAGTAG